Proteins encoded by one window of Vanacampus margaritifer isolate UIUO_Vmar chromosome 17, RoL_Vmar_1.0, whole genome shotgun sequence:
- the LOC144037059 gene encoding uncharacterized protein LOC144037059 isoform X2, whose amino-acid sequence MEDVCEIYLCPERQESDFPGVKEEDNLEPLQVKEEEQPHPPNINKEEQLPLYIKEEKEEFTELPGTDVHLKTKDECLYENNKGEEPSSSSSRQLITTEEDEDHRGGSQADSRLALMSDAEDASHSPRTDDEQSDGDVTCHTGSKCWKCSLCKLTFGSNFHLRRHMISHTGEKPFPCSVCGRRFSYKTSLKVHTRTHTGEKPFACSVCGHCFTHKGDLKVHTRTHTGEKPFSCSVCGQCFTRKGHLKMHTITHTGEKPFACSVCGRRFSYKTSLKVHTRTHTGEKPFACSVCGQCFNKKGNLKVHTRTHTGEKPFACSVCGHKFAHKGDLNKHTRTHTAEKPFPCSVCGRRFSHKISLKVHTRTHTREKPFACSVCGQCFTHKGDLKVHTRTHTGEKPFACSVCGQCFTRKGHLKMHTITHTGEKPFACSVCGQNFASKVNLSEHTRKHTGEKPFACSVCGQCFTQKAHLQRHTRTHTGEKPFACSVCGQCFTQKRNLQMHTRTHTGEKPFPCSVCGRRFSYKASLKVHTRTHTGEKPFVCAVCGQIYSSNAKAKRHRCAGENSRDK is encoded by the coding sequence agccacacCCTCCCAACATAAATAAAGAGGAGCAGCTGCCACTATACATcaaagaggagaaggaggagttCACAGAGTTGCCCGGGACTGATGTCCATTTGAAGACTAAAGATGAATGTctatatgaaaacaacaaaggggAGGAGCCttcaagcagcagctcaagacaacTGATAACAACTGAAGAGGATGAGGACCaccgtggaggatcacaagcagacagccGGTTAGCTCTAATGTCAGATGCTGAAGACGCGTCACACTCTCCTCGCACTGATGACGAACAGTCTGACGGTGACGTGACATGTCACACTGGCAGCAAATGTTGGAAATGTTCTCTTTGTAAACTAACTTTTGGTAGCAACTTTCATTTGAGAAGACATATGATTAGccacactggtgaaaaaccttttccctgctcagtttgtggccgacgtttctcttacaaaacaagcttgaaagtgcacacaagaacccacaccggagagaagccttttgcttgctcagtttgtggtcattGTTTTACTCATAAAGGAGActtaaaagtgcacacaagaacccacactggagagaagccttttagttgctcggtttgtggtcaatgttttactcgaAAAGGAcacttaaaaatgcacacaataacccacactggagagaagccttttgcttgctctgtttgtggccgacgtttctcttacaaaacaagcttgaaagtgcacacaagaacccacactggagagaagccttttgcttgctccgtttgtggtcaatgttttaataaaaaaggaaacttaaaagtgcacacaagaacccacactggagagaagccttttgcttgctcggtttgtggtcacaagtttgctcacaagggagacttaaacaaacatacaagaacccacactgcagagaagccttttccctgctcagtttgtggccgacGTTTCTCTCACAAAATAAGcttaaaagtgcacacaagaacccacactcgagagaagccttttgcttgctccgtttgtggtcaatgttttactcataAAGGAGActtaaaagtgcacacaagaacccacactggagagaagccttttgcgtgctcggtttgtggtcaatgttttactcgaAAAGGAcacttaaaaatgcacacaataacccacactggagagaagccttttgcttgctctgtttgtggtcaaaattttgctagcAAGGTTAACTTAAGCgaacacacaaggaaacacactggagagaagccttttgcttgctctgtttgtggtcaatgttttactcaaaaagcACACTTACaaaggcacacaagaacccacactggagagaagccttttgcctgctctgtttgtggtcaatgttttactcaaaaaagaaacttacaaatgcacacaagaacccacactggagagaagccttttccctgctcagtttgtggccgacGTTTCTCTTACAAAGCAAGcttaaaagtgcacacaagaacccacactggagagaagccttttgtctGCGCCGTTTGTGGTCAAATATATTCAAGTAATGCCAAAGCTAAGAGGCACaggtgtgctggtgagaatagccGTGATAAATGA